Proteins from a single region of Phyllopteryx taeniolatus isolate TA_2022b chromosome 10, UOR_Ptae_1.2, whole genome shotgun sequence:
- the ankhd1 gene encoding ankyrin repeat and KH domain-containing protein 1 isoform X7 produces the protein MQDAVAGTAMLTDGFEDEIDSVTPRSPVAGMGVGATPGGVGLGGIGIGVGGKKVRLYGEPGGPSAERLDFKLAAAAVLSSGPGSGSDEDEVSEVESFILDQEDLDNPIMKTASELLLSSATDGVDLRTVDPETQARLEALLEAAGIGKLSTADGKAFADPEVLRRLTSSVSCALDEAAAALTRMRAENTLNAGQADNLVIFSRSLAEACSDGDVNAVRKLLDEGRSVNEHTEEGESLLCLACSAGYYELAQVLLAMHANVEDRGIKGDITPLMAAASGGYVDIVKLLLVHGADVNAQSSTGNTALTYACAGGFVDVVKVLLKEGANIEDHNENGHTPLMEAASAGHVEVARVLLEYGAGINTHSNEFKESALTLACYKGHLDMVRFLLEAGADQEHKTDEMHTALMEACMDGHVEVARLLLDSGAQVNMPADSFESPLTLAACGGHVELAALLIERGANLEEVNDEGYTPLMEAAREGHEEMVALLLAQGANINAQTEETQETALTLACCGGFLEVADFLIKAGADIELGCSTPLMEAAQEGHLELVKYLLAAGANVHATTATGDTALTYACENGHTDVADVLLQAGANLEHESEGGRTPLMKAARAGHLCTVQFLISKGANVNRATANNDHTVVSLACAGGHLAVVELLLAHGADPTHRLKDGSTMLIEAAKGGHTNVVSYLLDYPNNILSVPAPDLSQLTPPSQDASQVPRVPFQALAMVVPPQEPDRAPSNIATHPPVSSKGSSKQRQAALQPSVPNSVGRGPEAESLPPFHLCQPLECIVEETEGKLNELGQRISAIEKAQLQSLELIQGEPLTKDKIEELKKSREEQVQKKKKILKELQKVERQLQLKTQQQFTKEYMEAKGLKEEQEAGQSQGPGPGPGSTSSLPGSLPLMPADLVRSSSDTDEEANKDGEQDELPGEDEEEDEEDDEEDDDDDDDDDEEEEEEEEEVSEDEADGEEDDYTKLPQVDTILYRDGPQPPQQPPLPLSPQPPPPPLHAAFVPVQPLPDYNPADYPGSTSPDLQRVLVGQQMLGQQQQGQGQQLSGLGPAIIPQQAPDGLMVATPAQTLTDTLDDIMAAVSSRVPMLNTTTSPTPLSQPPTQTTANISSPPSVLPLYPSVDIDAHTESNHDTALTLACAGGHEELVSVLIARGANIEHRDKKGFTPLILAATAGHVGVVEVLLDKGGDIEAQSERTKDTPLSLACSGGRQEVVELLLLRGANKEHRNVSDYTPLSLAASGGYVNIIKILLNAGAEINSRTGSKLGISPLMLAAMNGHVPAVKLLLDMGSDINAQIETNRNTALTLACFQGRAEVVSLLLDRKANVEHRAKTGLTPLMEAASGGYAEVGRVLLDKGADVNAPPVPSSRDTALTIAADKGHYKFCELLINRGAHIDVRNKKGNTPLWLAANGGHFDVVQLLVHASADVDAADNRKITPLMAAYRKGHVKVVQYLVKEVNQFPSDIECMRYIATIADKELLKKCHQCMETIVKAKDQQAAEANKNASILLKELDLEKSREESKKQALAAKREKRKEKRKKKKEEQKRKLEEEEGQKIKEDSLDMQELKEESAEESEVPIEPPSATTTTTIGISATSATFTTAFGKKRASVATTPSTNRKNKKNKTKDLPNEPIILQDPQVALAQHKADKNKIHGEPRGGGGGVTGGNSDSDPLDSTDCASESSSSGGKSQELNYLPDLTSSASSSSSSSSSSSAPSSGATQAQTLLVCPEKRHCPQPQNEGKMDKVTVSISKPTQKAPDMNESTSNSLPSPFKTMALPVTSPNSKLSLTSPKRGQKREEGWKEVVRRSKKLSVPASVVSRIMGRGGCNITAIQDVTGAHIDVDKQKDKNGERMITIRGGTESTRYAVQLINALIQDPAKELEDLIPRNHIRVPGSKASSASFGSSTGGGSGSNSGPKSLSSLVASTGVSFQPSSSSSSSSSQAGGKMGKGLSSNVRQPFPVSLPLAYAHPQLALLAAQTMHQIRHPRLPMAQFGGTFSPAATTWGPFPVRPVSPGSTNSSPKHNGGNAAGPARPSSTPSEHSNTASSAVCTNTATTSASGSSAVSSSPHTPNATPYNPQPSIPTPSSVRKQLFAPDPKSAVVTSVSVAATAPSSSNAVRGTGSPAHHNSSTAPVNTSQQQVGCISQAHIQQVKTEPSAVMTPGKEKPPQHAENQPVSVSDRIASAGFTAATIALPPKPEPRQQLPPPSSSISSTPPPALLNTQPNSHLTSVPPPVLSHNVAHPNNTLPHFSAPAPRVSHRMQPSGPYYSLPEQQQMQTQQQSQSVFVPFNPQQEPVKQTQNQASQSTSLPLQAQSQAQGSLHVSANLGLMNGSQIQHVANAGKQMPPNFGPAGLFNFSSIFDNNNQVGNNQVWGACHLPARSPPEPSYSAPPAYVNVGQMESMIPPPPPDNSKAPGYRSASQRMVNSPIALTSYATSISGSPVYLHGHTGVGTPSFSRQHFSPHPWSASTSGESPVPPPSTASTSTLTTSAVAPPSQPKQGASSQQDRKVPPPIGTERLARIRQTGSVNPPLLTTSYTASVGQGGIWSFGVGSASEGMSGWSQPLMSSHMMHPQLQADQSAFSQHQPMEQDDTGIANPANNFHQPQHMPSTYMDFPKGMPMSMYGGTMLPPHPPMAEGPGGPMYNGLHASDPAWSPIIKVVPNNADNTDPQQQMWPGTWAPHVGNVHLNHVN, from the exons GCATTGGTAAACTTTCCACTGCCGATGGTAAAGCTTTTGCAGACCCTGAGGTGCTGCGACGACTGACGTCATCTGTGAGTTGTGCCCTGGATGAGGCTGCAGCTGCGCTGACACGTATGAGGGCCGAAAACACACTCAACGCTGGCCAAGCTGACAA TCTGGTTATTTTCAGTCGTAGTTTAGCGGAGGCGTGCTCGGATGGTGATGTCAATGCTGTGCGCAAACTGCTGGATGAGGGGCGAAGTGTCAACGAACACACAGAGGAAGGGGAAAGCCTGCTATGTCTAGCGTGCTCGGCTGGCTATTATGAACTTGCACAG GTCTTGTTGGCCATGCATGCTAATGTGGAGGACCGGGGCATAAAAGGGGATATAACGCCACTCATGGCCGCAGCTAGTGGAGGCTATGTGGACATTGTCAAGCTGCTTCTGGTACACGGAGCAGATGTAAATGCACAGTCCTCCACAG GAAACACAGCTCTGACGTACGCATGTGCTGGCGGCTTTGTGGATGTGGTGAAGGTGCTACTCAAAGAGGGTGCTAACATCGAGGACCACAATGAAAACGGACACACACCTTTAATGGAGGCAGCCAGTGCTGGCCACGTCGAGGTGGCTAGGGTACTCCTAGAGTATGGTGCTGGCATTAACACGCACTCAAATGAGTTCAAAGAGAGTGCTCTCACACTAGCCTGCTACAAAG GTCACTTGGATATGGTGCGTTTTCTGTTGGAGGCTGGAGCAGACCAGGAACATAAGACTGATGAGATGCACACAGCACTGATGGAGGCCTGCATG GATGGCCATGTGGAGGTGGCACGGCTGCTGTTGGACAGCGGTGCGCAGGTCAACATGCCAGCGGATTCTTTTGAGTCGCCTCTTACCCTCGCAGCTTGCGGAGGACACGTGGAGCTGGCAGCCTTGCTCATAGAGAGGGGAGCAAACTTGGAAGAG GTTAATGATGAGGGCTACACTCCCTTAATGGAAGCAGCAAGAGAAGGCCATGAAGAGATGGTTGCACTTCTGCTTGCACAAG GTGCCAACATCAATGCCCAGACAGAAGAGACACAGGAGACGGCGCTTACTCTAGCATGTTGCGGAGGCTTCTTGGAAGTGGCCGACTTCCTTATCAAAGCAGGGGCTGACATTGAGTTGGGCTGTTCCACTCCCCTCATGGAAGCGGCACAAGAAGGCCATCTGGAATTGGTCAAATATCTACTGGCGGCAG GGGCTAACGTTCATGCCACCACAGCAACTGGTGATACAGCGCTGACATACGCGTGTGAAAATGGTCACACGGATGTTGCAGATGTGCTGCTGCAGGCTGGAGCCAATTTG GAACATGAGTCTGAAGGGGGGCGGACTCCCTTAATGAAGGCAGCAAGAGCGGGGCATCTCTGCACAGTACAGTTCCTTATCAGCAAAG GTGCTAATGTGAACAGAGCTACTGCCAATAATGATCACACAGTGGTGTCTTTGGCCTGTGCTGGAGGACATCTGGCTGTTGTGGAGTTGCTGCTGGCACATGGGGCGGACCCTACACACAGACTCAAA GATGGCTCGACCATGTTGATTGaagctgctaagggtggccacACCAATGTTGTGTCCTACCTGTTGGACTATCCTAACAACATCCTTTCTGTCCCAGCCCCTGATCTCTCCCAGCTCACTCCCCCCTCGCAAGATGCTTCTCAG GTTCCGCGTGTCCCATTCCAAGCTCTCGCTATGGTGGTTCCCCCTCAGGAGCCTGATCGAGCTCCATCAAACATTGCAACACACCCCCCTGTCTCGAGCAAAG GTTCGTCAAAGCAGAGACAGGCAGCACTTCAGCCCAGCGTCCCCAACTCAGTTGGCCGGGGGCCTGAAGCAGAGTCTCTGCCACCCTTCCACCTGTGCCAACCTCTTGAGTGCATTGTGGAGGAGACTGAGGGAAAGTTGAACGAGCTAGGTCAGCGGATTAGCGCTATTGAAAAAGCCCAGCTTCAGTCGCTAGAACTCATCCAAGGGGAGCCACTCACCAAAGATAAAATCGAGGAGCTGAAGAAGAGTCGAGAGGAGCAG GttcagaagaaaaagaaaatcttgaaggagctgcagaagGTGGAACGCCAGTTGCagctaaaaacacaacaacagttCACCAAAGAATACATGGAGGCCAAGGGCTTaaaggaggagcaggaggctGGACAGAGCCAAGGCCCAGGCCCAGGGCCTGGAAGTACCTCGTCTCTTCCTGGGTCCCTTCCTCTCATGCCAGCTGACCTTGTACGCTCCAGCTCCGACACAGATGAAGAGGCAAACAAAGATGGGGAGCAAGATGAGCTGCCTggagaggatgaggaagag gatgaggaagatgatgaggaagatgatgatgatgatgatgatgacgatgaggaggaagaggaggaagaggaagaagtttCAGAAGATGAGGCAGATGGAGAAGAGGACGATTACACCAAGCTTCCTCAAGTGGACACAATCCTCTACAGAGATGGGCCACAGCCCCCACAACAGCCTCCACTGCCCCTCTCACCACAGCCACCGCCCCCACCTCTCCATGCGGCCTTTGTTCCTGTCCAGCCTCTGCCGGACTACAACCCAGCAGATTACCCAGGAAGTACCAGTCCCGACCTCCAAAGGGTGCTGGTAGGACAGCAGATGCTGGGCCAACAGCAGCAGGGTCAAGGTCAACAGTTGTCTGGGTTAGGTCCTGCAATAATACCTCAGCAGGCCCCAGATGGACTCATGGTTGCTACACCTGCACAGACGCTCACAGATACGCTGGATGACATCATGGCAG CAGTGAGCAGCCGTGTGCCCATGCTGAACACAACCACTTCACCCACTCCCTTGTCCCAACCACCCACACAGACGACTGCCAACATCTCCTCGCCACCATCTGTGCTACCCCTCTACCCCTCTGTTGACATTGATGCACAT ACGGAGAGTAACCATGACACCGCACTGACGTTGGCCTGTGCTGGAGGACACGAGGAGCTCGTGTCTGTCCTAATTGCACGGGGAGCCAACATTGAGCACCGTGACAAAAaag GTTTTACCCCTCTCATCCTGGCTGCCACTGCTGGCCATGTTGGAGTTGTGGAAGTGCTCCTCGACAAAGGGGGTGACATTGAGGCCCAGTCTGAGAGAACCAAAGACACACCTCTCTCCTTGGCCTGCTCAGGGGGACGACAAGAG GTTGTTGAGTTGCTGCTGCTACGGGGAGCCAATAAGGAACACCGCAATGTTTCCGACTACACACCTTTGAGCCTTGCAGCCTCTGGGGGTTATGTCAACATCATCAAGATACTCCTCAATGCTGGAGCTGAAATCAACTCCAG GACTGGCAGCAAACTAGGAATCTCTCCTCTGATGCTGGCAGCAATGAATGGTCACGTACCCGCAGTGAAGTTGTTGCTGGATATGGGCTCAGACATCAATGCCCAAATTGAGACCAACAGAAACACAGCTCTGACCCTAGCCTGTTTCCAAGGACGGGCTGAGGTTGTTAGTCTGCTGCTCGATCGGAAGGCCAATGTTGAACACCGTGCTAAG ACTGGGCTCACTCCTCTGATGGAAGCAGCCTCAGGAGGCTATGCCGAGGTGGGCCGTGTGCTGCTGGATAAAGGCGCTGATGTAAATGCTCCACCTGTTCCCTCATCCAGGGACACTGCGCTTACCATCGCTGCTGACAAGGGTCACTACAAGTTCTGTGAGCTGCTTATCAATAG GGGTGCCCATATTGATGTACGTAACAAGAAAGGAAATACGCCTCTTTGGCTGGCAGCAAATGGCGGCCATTTTGACGTGGTCCAGCTCTTGGTGCATGCAAGTGCTGATGTGGATGCAGCTGACAACCGCAAAATTACCCCGCTCATGGCTGCTTATCGCAAG GGTCATGTAAAAGTGGTGCAATACCTTGTCAAGGAAGTCAACCAATTCCCATCAGATATTGAATGCATGAGATACATAGCCACCATTGCTGACAAG GAGCTTTTGAAGAAGTGCCACCAGTGCATGGAGACTATCGTCAAAGCCAAAGACCAACAGGCAGCGGAGGCCAACAAAAACGCAAGCATTCTCCTCAAGGAACTAGATCTGGAGAAG TCACGTGAGGAAAGCAAAAAGCAGGCTCTGGCTGCCAAGCGAGAAAAGCGCAAGGAAAAgcgcaagaagaagaaggaggagcaGAAGAGGAAGctcgaggaagaggaggggcaGAAAATTAAGGAGGATTCATTGGATATGCAGGAGCTGAAGGAAGAGTCTGCTGAAG AATCGGAGGTTCCTATTGAGCCTCCCAGtgcaaccaccaccaccaccattggGATATCTGCCACCTCAGCCACTTTCACTACAGCTTTTGGTAAGAAGAGAGCAAGTGTTGCCACAACCCCGAGTACCAACCGcaagaacaaaaagaacaagacAAAGGACTTGCCAAATGAACCTATAATATTACAGGATCCGCAG GTTGCCCTTGCACAGCACAAGGCTGACAAGAACAAAATCCACGGTGAGCCcagaggtggaggtgggggTGTGACAGGTGGCAACAGCGACTCTGACCCTCTGGACAGTACCGACTGTGCCAGCGAAAGTAGCAGCAGTGGTGGAAAGAGTCAGGAGCTCAACTACCTTCCTGACCTCACCTCGTCCGCTTCCTCGTCGTCATCTTCCTCGTCATCCTCCTCTGCCCCGTCCTCAGGGGCCACCCAAGCCCAGACTCTTTTGGTTTGCCCAGAAAAAAGACACTGTCCTCAGCCTCAAAACGAAGGCAAGATGGACAAGGTCACAGTCTCCATCTCAAAACCAACACAAAA AGCTCCAGACATGAATGAATCCACCTCAAACTCTTTGCCCTCCCCATTCAAGACCATGGCTCTTCCAGTTACTTCGCCCAACAGTAAGCTTAGCCTTACAAGCCCCAAGAGGGGCCAGAAGAGGGAAGAAGGTTGGAAGGAAGTTGTTAGGag atCTAAAAAGCTTTCTGTGCCAGCCTCAGTTGTGTCACGTATCATGGGCCGCGGGGGCTGCAACATCACAGCCATTCAAGATGTGACAGGAGCCCACATTGATGTAGACAAACAGAAGGACAAGAACGGTGAAAGGATGATCACCATAAG AGGAGGCACGGAGTCTACACGATATGCAGTCCAGTTAATCAATGCGCTAATTCAAGACCCAGCCAAAGAGCTTGAGGATCTGATCCCTCGCAATCACATTAGAGTACCAGGCTCCAAAGCATCCTCAGCTTCCTTTGGCAGCAGCACAGGGGGGGGCAGTGGTTCAAATTCGGGACCAAAGTCCCTCAGCTCACTGGTTGCCTCCACAGGCGTGTCATTCCAGCCCTCTTCATCCTCTTCATCGTCCTCTTCTCAGGCTGGAGGAAAGATGGGGAAAGGGCTGTCGTCAAATGTCAGACAGCCTTTTCCAGTATCGCTGCCCCTTGCCTACGCGCACCCTCAGCTGGCCCTACTGGCCGCTCAGACCATGCACCAGATCAGACACCCTCGGCTGCCCATGGCACAGTTTGGTGGCACTTTCTCGCCTGCCGCCACCACCTGGGGCCCCTTCCCTGTGCGACCAGTGAGTCCCGGCAGCACTAACAGCTCTCCCAAACATAATGGAGGTAATGCAGCCGGGCCGGCCAGACCTAGCTCTACTCCCAGTGAGCACAGCAACACTGCCAGCTCTGCAGTCTGCACCAACACCGCCACCACGAGTGCTTCCGGCTCATCCGCAGTGTCGTCCTCTCCTCACACCCCCAATGCCACGCCATACAATCCTCAGCCAAGCATCCCCACCCCctcctcagtcagaaaacaACTCTTCGCGCCCGATCCCAAATCTGCCGTCGTCACCTCTGTGTCTGTCGCCGCTACTGCTCCCAGCAGCAGCAATGCAGTACGAGGCACAGGGTCTCCCGCACACCACAATTCCTCTACGGCTCCAGTTAATACTTCTCAGCAGCAGGTCGGATGCATCTCGCAGGCCCACATCCAGCAAGTTAAAACAGAGCCCAGTGCTGTTATGACGCCTGGAAAAGAGAAACCCCCTCAACATGCTGAGAATCAGCCTGTTTCTGTCAGCGACCGCATCGCTTCGGCAGGCTTCACCGCGGCTACTATTGCTTTGCCTCCCAAACCAGAACCTCGGCAGCAGTTGCCTCCCCCATCCTCCTCTATTTCATCAACGCCTCCCCCAGCGCTCCTTAACACCCAGCCCAACTCCCACCTCACCTCAGTACCTCCTCCTGTCCTCTCACACAACGTTGCACACCCTAACAACACGTTGCCACACTTCTCAGCCCCCGCGCCCAGAGTCTCCCATCGTATGCAGCCATCGGGGCCTTACTATTCCCTTCCTGAGCAACAACAGATGCAGACACAACAACAGTCACAGTCTGTGTTCGTGCCCTTCAATCCTCAGCAAGAACCTGTTAAACAGACCCAAAACCAGGCATCCCAGTCTACAAGTTTGCCTCTGCAGGCTCAAAGCCAGGCCCAAGGCTCCCTTCATGTCTCTGCCAATCTTGGCCTGATGAATGGTTCCCAGATTCAGCATGTGGCCAACGCAGGCAAGCAAATGCCACCCAACTTCGGTCCTGCGGGCCTCTTCAATTTCAGCAGCATCTTTGATAATAATAACCAG GTGGGAAACAATCAGGTGTGGGGTGCCTGCCATCTTCCTGCTCGTTCGCCTCCAGAGCCGTCGTACTCTGCCCCACCGGCCTATGTGAATGTGGGCCAGATGGAGAGTATGATCCCTCCGCCTCCTCCAGATAACTCCAAGGCTCCCGGTTACCGCTCTGCCTCTCAGAGGATGGTCAACAGCCCCATCG CATTGACCAGCTATGCCACCAGTATCTCTGGGAGCCCCGTGTATCTGCATGGTCACACCGGGGTCGGCACGCCCTCATTCAGCAGGCAGCACTTTTCCCCTCACCCCTGGAGTGCATCCACATCCG GCGAGTCTCCAGTTCCTCCTCCATCGACAGCATCAACCTCCACCCTCACCACCTCGGCTGTGGCCCCTCCATCCCAGCCCAAGCAAGGCGCCTCCTCTCAGCAAGACCGGAAGGTTCCGCCACCCATCGGCACGGAAAGACTGGCAAGGATCCGACAGACTGGCTCAGTGAACCCCCCTCTCCTCACCACCAGCTACACGGCATCTGTGGGACAGGGCGGCATTTGGTCATTTGGTGTTGGAAGTGCTTCAG AGGGAATGTCTGGTTGGTCCCAGCCTCTGATGAGTAGCCACATGATGCATCCTCAGCTGCAGGCGGACCAGTCAGCCTTCTCTCAGCACCAGCCCATGGAGCAGGATGACACGGGCATCGCTAACCCCGCTAATAACTTCCACCAGCCTCAGCACATGCCCAGCACATACATGGACTTCCCAAAG GGAATGCCCATGTCAATGTATGGCGGAACCATGCTGCCCCCTCATCCACCAATGGCAGAGGGGCCCGGGGGACCCATGTACAATGGTTTGCATGCCAGCGACCCCGCGTGGAGCCCCATCATCAAAGTGGTCCCAAACAACGCAGACAACACTGACCCACAACAGCAG ATGTGGCCTGGTACCTGGGCGCCACACGTTGGCAACGTGCACCTGAATCATGTCAACTAG